The region AAGCGCAATGCGGTGTTTGGGAAGAACTTTGGCAATAAGCGAGCAGATTGAGAGTGGAAAGATAATTGCAGCACTAACAAAGTTGAGTGCATTTCCTGCAATAGGAACTGTTGTAGAAACAAGTTGTGTCGTCAAGGCAACAATGATGTTCCAGCCGGAAGGATAAAATCCCGAAGCCCCCGGCTCCCAAGGGGTAATTGAGGCTTCTATGGTGCTGTAGAAGTCATAGTGAATGGATGAGTATTTTTGAGACTCGATCATTGCTTGCGTAACATCTAAGTGATGCACAATATCCCAGCCCTGCACAAAAGAGCTAGCAGATGGCAGGGTGGGTAAGAAAAGAAGTCCCACAGTAAGAAGACCAATTGTTACATACAGAAGAGGAATCCAGAAGGGGAGCTCTTCACAGACAAATGAGGGCATGCGGTAAGTTGGTTGTTTGACCGCTCGCGATGCCTTGGATTTGATGGGTTTCTCGCCCCTGTGATCTTCTTTGTTTTTTGATGCAACGTAATAAACGTAGCCATTGACTAGAGCTGCGATAAGCAGTGGAACAAGAATCATTACAGCTAAGGGAACAGGGATGTTAAGTGCACTAAAGATTTCTCCCTCAATAAAGTAGAGAGCGCAGCTTACTAAAGGAGCAGTAACAAATGCCCAAGGCTTTGACATACCAGAGGCGTGCAGCAAAATGACGCCCGGCACATAGAGTAGGGCAACAATTACAACTGCACTTTGGAAGAACTCAAGCCACATCCTGATCCAATCAAGGTGCCAGTAAAAATTTTTATACTTCATGGTCGCATTAGTGAGTGCGACAACCACTTAAAACAGACTGGTCTATTTTACGATAGAAGTAAAAGTAGCGTTGAGATAAACAAAAAGGACTTCCGAAGAAGTCCTTGAACTTTTGGTAGCCCGTACCAGATTCGAACTGGTGATCTCCGCCTTGAGAGGGCGGCGTCCTGAACCGCTAGACGAACGGGCCATATATGACTGGGAGGACATGGCTGGGATAGAGAGAGTCGAACTCCCGTTGACGGAACCAGAATCCGCTGTCCTACCACTAGACGATATCCCAAGATGTCATCCGTACGCATCAGCGCGAGAAATAACTATAAAGGAGACTTGTCAGAGATGCAAGCAATAATTTCAAGAAATTCAGTTTGCAGCAAAAATAGTATATAGAATGTGTCTTTAAGCACAAGGAACGTCTTTGTTGTTTGCGTTGAGTATGCGCTCTGCATCAAGAAGTGTCTGGTCTAGAGAAACACAACCCGTACAGCTTGCACATGCGGTAGGAGCGCTTGGAGTAGCTGCAAGACCGCCTTTAGCTGTTTCTCTGAGTGAAACGGGGAGTGCGGCACCTACTTCTGCCATAGCATGAGCAACCTCATCAAACGGGATTGGGTTACCAACGCCTGCAAGAGCAAGCTGAGAAGAACTTATAGCTGCGGCTACACCAATGGCGTTTCTATCCTGACAAGGATACTCAACCAATCCTCTGACAGGGTCACAGATTAGTCCTAAAAGGTTAGAGATAGCAATGGAAGCTGCGTCTAAGCATTGCTGAGGAGTGCCGCCCAAAAGCTCGGTTAGTGCAGATGCACTCATCGCGGCAGCAGATCCGACCTCTGCTTGACAGCCGCCTTCAGCACCAGAAACACTTGCGTTGGTGGTCAAGATGGCACCAATAGCACTTGCATTCCAAAGCGCAGAGATAACTTGCTCATCTGTGGCGCCAATCTCTTCTGCAACAGAGATGAGCGATCCCGGTACAACACCAGATGCTCCTGCGGTAGGAGCAGCAACAATAACGCCCATGGTTGCCGAGCGCTCAAGAACAGCCATAGCGTATGCAATAGCTCGCGTTTGTGTGGTGCCCATAAGCGTGTTCGAGATTGCAGGCGGGGTATTGGCTACGGTTTTGGCTTGGCCATTGAGCAGGCCACCAATTGACTGACGAGGCGTCTTGATGGTGTCGTGAACCTCATCACGCATAATTTCAAGAACGTGAGTCATCTCTGCGTCTACGTTAGCATTTGGTCGCAAGCCCTTCTCGCGCTGGCGCATAATTTGGCCAATGGAGGCTCCCGTCTTGGAGCACCTGGCGAGAAGATCTGCGCCGTTGTCAAAGGCTCCCGAAAGTACGTCGTTTGTGACCTGTGGAGCTGCTCCTGGAATAGAAACTTGAGCAGCGTACGAAACATGAGGCGCTAGCTGAAAGAGGTCTAAGACTTTCTGCTCAATAGGCTCGTCAATCTCAAAGACGGTGTGAGCAAAGCCGCCGCGCTCTGAGCGGAAGGTGCGCATAGTTGCAACATTGATATTTTGCGTAGCCAAAATAGTAGTGAGAGCTGCAAGAACACCGGGTTTATCGCGATGCGAAACAAAGATAGTGGGCATATCACCGGACATGTGAATACGTGCTCCGTTAACGCCAGAGATGCGAATACGGCCACCACCAACAGACTCACCCATAACGGAGACGTGGGCGTTATCTGCGCCGTAGAGGTGAATTTCTACGGTGTTTGGGTGAAGGGTTTCGTCATCACCCTTTTCAATAACGCTGTAGTTGAGGTGGGCTTCTTCTGCCAAGGCAAGTGCTTCACGGACGCGAGTATCGTCTGGCGCAAGGCCCAAGATGCCTGCAATGAGAGCATAATCGGTGCCGTGGCCAAGATGGGTATGAGAGAAGGAGTTGTAGAGCCAAAACTCAACGTGCTCCAGCTGCTTTGGTGCAAGCGAGCGTGCAACTAGGGCAATGCGTAGGGCTCCTGCTGTGTGCGAGGAAGAAGGACCCACCATAATGGGGCCTAAAACCTCAAACGCAGACATAGAAATCATAGTTACTCCAAAACTGAACAAACGGTAACGATAAAAGAGCTGCAAAACCATCTGTTTTACAGCTCTTGCGTGGTTTTACTTTTGATACCCACTTACGTTTGGAAGAATACGCGGCAAACACGTATTCAGTGTGTTATTTGCAAAGCTCCATGGCGCGGTCAAGGCGAGCAAGGCAAACCTCACGGCCAAGAAGCTCCATAGACTCTCCAAGAGGAGGGGAGACCATGTTGCCACACTCAGCAACGCGAATGGACTGGAAGACAACGCGTTTCTTTAGGTCAAGCTGTTCTGGAAGCACCTCAAGGGCAGCATCAATCGCTGCAGCCTTCCACTCTTCCTCAGAAACGCCCTCAAGAGCAGTCTTTGCAGCAGTAAGAACAGTTGCACTTTGAGCAGCGTCTTTGGTAAGGCCCTTCTCAACACTCTTCTGATCAAAGGTGACGTTTGCACCTTCATACAAAAAGCGTGACTTCTCAATGACGTCTGGGCTTACTGTGGTACGAGGACGAAGAATCTCGGAGAGCAGGTCATACCAACCTGGACGAGTTGCGTAAATCTCATCTGCGTCAGTTGCGTTGCCCTGAACAGGCTCAAGACCTGCGCTAACAAGTTCTGGAATTAGAACAGTCTGTGCAAAGGTCTGATTGTCCATATTGGCAAGATAGGTAGCATTAATCCAGTTCAGACGTTCAGGATCGGACTTTGCAGGGTTTTTGGAAACGTGATCCAAAGAGAACTGAGATGCCAAAACGTCGCGAGGAACAATGGTTGTCTCGCCATCAAGTGACCAGCCGAGAAGAGCCAGGTAGTTGACAAAGGCATCTGCAAGATAGCCCTGGTCACGATACTCTTCAACAGAGGTTGCACCATGTCGCTTGGAGAGTTTCTTGCCGTCAGGACCCAAAATCATGGAGATATGAGCGAAGGTTGGAACAGGTGCGCCAAGAGCTTCGTACACCAT is a window of Lancefieldella parvula DSM 20469 DNA encoding:
- the sdaAA gene encoding L-serine ammonia-lyase, iron-sulfur-dependent, subunit alpha yields the protein MISMSAFEVLGPIMVGPSSSHTAGALRIALVARSLAPKQLEHVEFWLYNSFSHTHLGHGTDYALIAGILGLAPDDTRVREALALAEEAHLNYSVIEKGDDETLHPNTVEIHLYGADNAHVSVMGESVGGGRIRISGVNGARIHMSGDMPTIFVSHRDKPGVLAALTTILATQNINVATMRTFRSERGGFAHTVFEIDEPIEQKVLDLFQLAPHVSYAAQVSIPGAAPQVTNDVLSGAFDNGADLLARCSKTGASIGQIMRQREKGLRPNANVDAEMTHVLEIMRDEVHDTIKTPRQSIGGLLNGQAKTVANTPPAISNTLMGTTQTRAIAYAMAVLERSATMGVIVAAPTAGASGVVPGSLISVAEEIGATDEQVISALWNASAIGAILTTNASVSGAEGGCQAEVGSAAAMSASALTELLGGTPQQCLDAASIAISNLLGLICDPVRGLVEYPCQDRNAIGVAAAISSSQLALAGVGNPIPFDEVAHAMAEVGAALPVSLRETAKGGLAATPSAPTACASCTGCVSLDQTLLDAERILNANNKDVPCA
- the gltX gene encoding glutamate--tRNA ligase, with product MSEKQVRVRFAPSPTGKLHIGGARTAIYNWAFARANGGKFILRIDDTDPTRSTEENTQIILRAMKWLGLDWDEGPDKGGDCGPYSQTERLDLYREAANKLLAEGKAYPCFCTPEKLAEDKKAAEERHDPFQGYQRTCRNIDPAEAQRRIDAGEPYTIRIKVPLDRGDVIVHDAVHGDVTFNARELDDFIIFRSDGTPTYNFATVVDDADMGITHIIRGDDHLSNTPRQIMVYEALGAPVPTFAHISMILGPDGKKLSKRHGATSVEEYRDQGYLADAFVNYLALLGWSLDGETTIVPRDVLASQFSLDHVSKNPAKSDPERLNWINATYLANMDNQTFAQTVLIPELVSAGLEPVQGNATDADEIYATRPGWYDLLSEILRPRTTVSPDVIEKSRFLYEGANVTFDQKSVEKGLTKDAAQSATVLTAAKTALEGVSEEEWKAAAIDAALEVLPEQLDLKKRVVFQSIRVAECGNMVSPPLGESMELLGREVCLARLDRAMELCK